CTCGCGCAGCGGCCGGCCGACCCACCGGCGTGCGTCGTGGCCGAGCAGGCCCTCGATCGCGGGGCTGACGAAGCCGAGCACGCCCGTCTCCGTGGTGACGAGGACGAGGTCCTGGCTGTTGCGCAGGAGCGCACGCACGCGCGCCTCCTCCCTGCGGGCGGTCCGCTCCCGCAGGTACTGCGTCCCGGCCACCCCGCCCACGGCGATGACCAGCAGCACGACGAGCGTGCGGTTCCGGCCCCGCTCGGCCTCGCGCAGGTCGCCGTAGAGCAGGTCGGTCTCCTGATCGAAGACCAGGCCGAAGCCGCCCCGGAGCTCGATGCCGGCGTACGAGTGCTCGACGCCGTCGCGCAGCGCCGTCCAACCGCTCACCTCGTCGGGCGAGAGCGCGGCGACCTCCTGCGGGGTGAGGACGGCGGTGCCCAGGCGGTCCGCGGACCACGCGTTGTAGGCGACGCCCCGGCGGTCGACGACCGCGAAGCCGCCGGGCGCGCCGTTGAGCGACCCCAGTTGCTCGAAGAACGCCTGCCCGACCGACCCGTCGGCGACGCGGGTGACGACGACGACCGCCCACGGCGAGGGCTCCCCGATCGGCACGAGCGTCGCGACCGCGGTGCGGCCGTCGACGTCGATGACGTCGCTCGTGGCCGCTCGGCCCGAGAGGGCCTCGTCCCACGCGCCGCCGAGGTCCTCTGCCGTGAGTGCGCTGCCGTCCGGCTGGGCGGCGACGAGCTCCCCGCTCCGGTCGATCAGGGCCACGACGCCCGCGTCCTCACCCGTCCGGAGCGAGGCGAGGAGCGCCGCGTTGCCCGCGGGGTCGTCAGGAGCGAAGGGCGTCCGCTGGACGAGGTCGGAGAGCGACTCGGCGTCGCTCGCGTCCTCGGCGTTCTCCTTCAAGCCGTCGATCGTGTGCACCCGCGACGCGAACCGGGTGCGCTCGGCGACCGCCAGGTTGTCGGATCCGATCCGGAGCGCGATGCCGCCGAGGACCGCGATCACGATCAGCGCGCCGAGCGCCGGGATGGCGCGGCGCACGGCGAGAGCCGCGACAGGAGCGTTCACACGTGGCAGGTCGGCGGCGACGGCCCTCTGATCAGCCTCCGGTCAGAAGTTGGGCCGTTCGTCCCTGCCTCAGTCCCAGATCGCGGCGCCCGTCGATTGGTCGAAGAAGTGCAGGCGGGCGGTGTGGATGCCGAGCTCGACGGTGTCGCGCAGCTTGACGCGGCTGCGCGGATCGAGCTTGGCGACGCACTTCGTCTCCCGCTCGGAGCCGACCTCCTCGACCGCGTCGGGGTCGCCGGTCTCCGCGGCCGGGGCGTCGACCGTGAAGTGGGCCATGATCTCGGACCCCAGCGCCTCGACGAGCTCGATCTCCACCCGGATCCGCTGATCCTCGGGGATCGTGGGGTCGAGCTCGAGGTCGTCGATGTCCTCGGGGCGGATGCCGACGATGACGCGTTGGCCGGCGTAGCCCCGCAGGCCCGGGCGCCGCTCGAAGCTCGCCGGGTCGAGGGCGACCTTCTGGCTGCCGATGTCGACCGTGAGGTTGCCGTCGTCCCCCGTCAGCTGCGACTCGAACAGGTTCATCGACGGCGAGCCGATGAACGCGGCGACGAAGAGGTTGTGGGGCCGGTCGTACATCGTCTGGGGGGCGTCGATCTGCTGGAGGACGCCGTCCTTCAGCACCGCCACCCGGTCGCCCATCGTCATGGCCTCGGTCTGGTCGTGGGTGACGTAGATGGTCGTCACGCCGAGGTTGCGCTGGATGCGGGCGATCTCGGCCCGCATCTGGACCCGGAGCTTGGCGTCGAGGTTGGAGAGCGGCTCGTCCATGAGGAAGGCGGCGGGCTGGCGCACGATGGCGCGACCCATGGCCACGCGCTGGCGCTGGCCGCCCGAGAGCTGGCCCGGCTTGCGCTCCAGGTTCTCCTCGAGCTCGAGGATGCGCGCCGCCTCGCGCACGCGGGTGTCGATCTCGTCCTTCGGCATCTTCTTGAGCTTGAGGGCGAAGCCGATGTTGTCGAACACCGTCATGTGCGGGTACAGCGCGTAGTTCTGGAAGACCAT
This portion of the Actinomarinicola tropica genome encodes:
- a CDS encoding ABC transporter ATP-binding protein; protein product: MAEVVLDQIDKVYPNGFHAVHELSLEVEDGEFLVLVGPSGCGKSTALRMIAGLEEITSGKLTIGGRIVNDVPPKDRDIAMVFQNYALYPHMTVFDNIGFALKLKKMPKDEIDTRVREAARILELEENLERKPGQLSGGQRQRVAMGRAIVRQPAAFLMDEPLSNLDAKLRVQMRAEIARIQRNLGVTTIYVTHDQTEAMTMGDRVAVLKDGVLQQIDAPQTMYDRPHNLFVAAFIGSPSMNLFESQLTGDDGNLTVDIGSQKVALDPASFERRPGLRGYAGQRVIVGIRPEDIDDLELDPTIPEDQRIRVEIELVEALGSEIMAHFTVDAPAAETGDPDAVEEVGSERETKCVAKLDPRSRVKLRDTVELGIHTARLHFFDQSTGAAIWD